In Nonomuraea sp. NBC_00507, the following are encoded in one genomic region:
- a CDS encoding L-fuconate dehydratase, translated as MTAIIGVDAFDVRFPTSLSLDGSDAMNKDGDYSAAYVVIRTDDPDLSGFGFTFTIGRGNDICVLAAKQRGLPLIGMAVEDVVADLGGVYRHLKSDSQLRWLGPEKGVEHLAMAAVMNAVWDLAARVAGKPLWRLLTDMTSEELADVADLSYLSDVLTRDEAVELLKELEPTRADRVAELAATGYPCYTTSAGWLGYSDEKLRRLCQEAVEAGYKHVKLKVGASLDDDIRRLRIAREVIGSDASLMIDANQVWDVPQAIEWVRALAEFEPLWIEEPTSPDDILGHAAIRKAVAPIGVATGEHGMNRVLFKQMFQAEAIDFCQLDSARLASVNEILAVYLMAKKFGVPVCPHAGGVGLCELVQHLSIFDYVAVSGSLEGRVTEYVDHLHEHFVDPCVVKNGAYTLPARPGYSAQMYDATLATFSFPDGDYWARATES; from the coding sequence ATGACCGCGATCATCGGCGTGGACGCCTTCGACGTACGCTTCCCGACGTCGCTGAGCCTGGACGGCTCCGACGCGATGAACAAGGACGGCGACTACTCGGCCGCCTACGTCGTGATCAGGACCGATGACCCGGATCTGTCCGGCTTCGGCTTCACGTTCACGATCGGCAGGGGCAACGACATCTGCGTGCTCGCCGCCAAGCAGCGTGGACTTCCTCTGATCGGCATGGCCGTGGAGGACGTGGTGGCGGACCTGGGCGGCGTCTACCGTCACCTAAAGTCAGACTCGCAACTGCGCTGGCTGGGGCCGGAGAAGGGCGTCGAACACCTCGCCATGGCCGCCGTCATGAACGCCGTGTGGGACCTGGCGGCCCGCGTCGCCGGCAAGCCGCTGTGGCGGTTGCTGACCGACATGACCTCGGAGGAGCTGGCCGACGTCGCCGACCTGTCGTACCTGTCGGACGTGCTCACCCGCGACGAGGCGGTAGAGCTGCTGAAGGAGCTGGAGCCGACCCGCGCCGACCGCGTCGCCGAGCTGGCCGCGACCGGCTACCCGTGCTACACGACCAGCGCGGGCTGGCTCGGATACTCCGACGAGAAGCTGCGGCGGCTCTGCCAGGAAGCCGTCGAGGCCGGATACAAGCACGTGAAGCTGAAGGTCGGCGCCAGCCTCGACGACGACATCCGCCGGTTGCGCATCGCCCGCGAGGTCATCGGCTCCGACGCCAGCCTGATGATCGACGCCAACCAGGTCTGGGACGTGCCGCAGGCGATCGAGTGGGTACGCGCGCTCGCCGAGTTCGAGCCGCTGTGGATCGAGGAACCCACCAGCCCCGACGACATCCTCGGCCACGCCGCGATCCGCAAGGCCGTCGCGCCCATCGGCGTGGCCACCGGCGAGCACGGGATGAACCGGGTCCTGTTCAAGCAGATGTTCCAGGCCGAGGCCATCGACTTCTGCCAGCTCGACTCCGCCAGGCTCGCCAGCGTCAACGAGATTCTCGCGGTCTATCTGATGGCCAAGAAGTTCGGCGTGCCGGTGTGCCCGCATGCCGGCGGCGTCGGCCTCTGCGAACTGGTGCAGCATCTGTCGATCTTCGACTACGTCGCCGTGTCGGGCTCGCTCGAGGGCAGGGTGACGGAATACGTCGACCACCTGCACGAGCACTTCGTCGACCCCTGCGTCGTCAAGAACGGCGCCTACACGCTGCCGGCCCGCCCCGGCTACAGCGCCCAGATGTACGACGCCACGCTGGCGACGTTCTCCTTCCCCGACGGCGACTACTGGGCCAGGGCCACGGAGTCCTGA
- a CDS encoding CGNR zinc finger domain-containing protein has product MDYNSHTDAVVRVAVALVNALTPGEQRGRPIPAPADAGAAATEGLRSVYPAYRVVTAVEGAELAEVAARLRTVFAAVAAADIDAAATQVNALLEETRARPLLEKHDGEPWHLHFHSRGGTTAGDWAASCATGLAIVLGSEFSDRLGVCTAPHCDRVYVDVSRNGIRRFCSTACQNRVKTAAFRARSKAG; this is encoded by the coding sequence TTGGATTACAACAGTCACACGGACGCGGTGGTCAGGGTGGCGGTCGCCCTGGTGAACGCGCTGACCCCGGGCGAGCAGCGCGGACGGCCCATCCCCGCGCCTGCCGACGCCGGCGCCGCCGCCACCGAGGGCCTGCGCAGCGTCTATCCGGCCTACCGCGTGGTCACCGCGGTCGAGGGTGCGGAGCTGGCCGAGGTCGCCGCCCGCCTGCGGACGGTCTTCGCCGCCGTCGCCGCGGCCGACATCGACGCCGCGGCCACGCAGGTTAACGCGCTCCTGGAGGAGACCCGTGCCAGGCCGCTGCTCGAAAAGCACGACGGCGAGCCATGGCACCTGCACTTTCACAGCCGCGGCGGCACCACGGCCGGCGACTGGGCGGCGAGTTGCGCGACCGGGCTGGCGATCGTGCTGGGCAGCGAGTTCAGCGACCGCCTCGGGGTCTGCACGGCGCCGCACTGCGACCGGGTCTATGTGGACGTGTCGCGCAACGGCATCCGCAGGTTCTGCTCCACGGCCTGCCAGAACCGCGTCAAGACGGCCGCCTTCCGCGCCAGGAGCAAGGCTGGCTGA
- a CDS encoding CHRD domain-containing protein produces the protein MRRQLAAATLATAATAAVLVALPGPASADTAYPHVDRVKLTGKQEVPGPGDRNGFGTFAYRVRDGKLCYAIAARKIRPATAAHIHAGKKGVAGPIVVTLKAPVKGFASGCVKAVKHQNKKNAEVVLTFRELRGIVKWPHLYYVNVHNDKFPAGAIRGQLG, from the coding sequence ATGCGTAGACAATTGGCAGCGGCAACCCTCGCCACAGCTGCCACCGCCGCCGTACTCGTCGCGCTCCCCGGGCCGGCCAGTGCGGATACCGCATATCCGCACGTCGACCGAGTCAAGCTGACCGGCAAGCAGGAAGTCCCTGGACCGGGCGACCGCAACGGCTTCGGCACCTTCGCCTACCGGGTCCGCGACGGCAAGCTCTGCTACGCCATCGCGGCCCGCAAGATCAGGCCGGCCACCGCGGCTCACATCCACGCCGGCAAGAAGGGCGTGGCAGGCCCGATCGTCGTCACGCTGAAGGCCCCGGTGAAGGGCTTCGCGAGCGGCTGCGTCAAGGCGGTCAAGCACCAGAACAAGAAGAACGCCGAGGTCGTCCTGACCTTCCGCGAGCTGCGCGGCATCGTGAAGTGGCCGCACCTCTACTACGTCAACGTCCACAACGACAAGTTCCCGGCCGGCGCCATCCGCGGCCAGCTCGGATAG
- a CDS encoding isoamylase early set domain-containing protein, whose product MLRRTPLFGKKTRITFTLPAHQPDGIVSVVGDFNDWSPGHHELLPRRNGMRTVSVILPPGIHYFRYLATGGVWFDDDTADHIDQHGSMLHL is encoded by the coding sequence ATGCTCAGGCGTACGCCCCTGTTCGGCAAGAAGACCCGCATCACCTTCACCTTGCCCGCACACCAGCCCGACGGCATCGTCAGCGTCGTCGGCGACTTCAACGACTGGTCGCCCGGTCACCACGAGCTCCTGCCGCGCCGCAACGGCATGCGCACCGTGTCAGTGATCCTCCCGCCGGGGATCCACTATTTCCGTTATCTGGCGACCGGTGGCGTGTGGTTCGACGATGACACGGCCGACCACATCGACCAGCACGGCAGCATGCTTCACCTCTGA
- a CDS encoding archease → MSRGHRAVPHMAGIVMEAWADTREECLAETVQALVENFADVGDAVPDHSVVFVSAEETDEALLIGVLDETIHQVEAYDRVAVDVSVDERTKATKGQVEVRLATVPVAAVNRVGSIPKAVAVYHLRFGKTEGLWRAHVNVDL, encoded by the coding sequence GTGAGCAGAGGGCATCGCGCGGTGCCGCACATGGCCGGCATCGTCATGGAGGCGTGGGCGGACACCCGGGAGGAGTGCCTGGCAGAGACGGTGCAGGCGTTGGTGGAGAACTTCGCCGACGTGGGCGACGCCGTCCCGGACCACAGCGTCGTGTTCGTCTCGGCGGAGGAGACCGACGAGGCACTGCTCATCGGTGTGCTGGACGAGACCATCCACCAGGTGGAGGCGTACGACCGGGTGGCGGTGGACGTGTCCGTGGACGAGCGCACCAAGGCCACCAAGGGGCAGGTCGAGGTGCGGCTGGCCACCGTGCCGGTCGCCGCGGTGAACCGGGTGGGCTCGATACCCAAGGCGGTCGCCGTCTACCACCTGCGCTTCGGCAAGACCGAGGGCCTGTGGCGGGCTCACGTGAATGTCGATTTGTGA
- a CDS encoding maltokinase N-terminal cap-like domain-containing protein encodes MAVIHHTTLKPTKLELLTSWLPSRPWYLGGSGEPELGKAGGFRLDDPQGEVGIEFMVVTDTSSTHPTSYLVPLTYRGAPLAGAEHALVGTMEHGVLGRRWAYDGCQDPVLVAQLLALIEGRVQAQDQNTSDIPDREVTRSYIGDDLAATDFTTTATDDHEGTELPAPNGTALRLHRVLRPALDNAPLPPPEATGHVAGSWHLPDGTRARGLFVVLHSGPRT; translated from the coding sequence ATGGCCGTCATCCACCACACCACCCTCAAGCCGACCAAGCTGGAACTTCTCACCTCCTGGCTCCCCTCCCGGCCGTGGTACCTCGGCGGCTCGGGCGAACCAGAACTGGGCAAGGCCGGCGGCTTCCGGCTGGACGACCCGCAGGGTGAGGTCGGGATCGAGTTCATGGTGGTCACCGACACCTCCAGCACTCACCCGACCAGCTACCTGGTGCCGCTCACCTATCGCGGCGCCCCACTCGCCGGGGCGGAGCACGCCCTCGTCGGCACCATGGAGCACGGGGTGCTGGGGCGGCGCTGGGCCTACGACGGCTGCCAGGACCCGGTGCTGGTCGCCCAATTGCTGGCCTTGATCGAGGGCCGCGTCCAGGCCCAGGACCAAAACACCAGCGACATCCCCGACCGGGAGGTCACCCGCTCCTACATCGGTGACGACCTCGCCGCCACGGATTTCACCACCACTGCCACCGACGACCACGAGGGCACCGAGCTGCCTGCACCGAACGGTACGGCCCTCCGCTTGCACCGGGTCCTGCGTCCCGCCCTAGACAACGCGCCTCTCCCCCCACCGGAAGCGACCGGCCACGTCGCCGGCTCCTGGCACCTGCCGGATGGCACCCGCGCGCGGGGGCTGTTCGTTGTCTTGCACAGCGGCCCTCGTACCTAG
- a CDS encoding cupin domain-containing protein, translating to MTTVVIEYPPGDPGTPPHRHPGPAFGYVVEGETAAPRVRPECGSVTG from the coding sequence GTGACGACCGTGGTCATCGAGTACCCGCCCGGCGACCCCGGGACGCCGCCGCACCGCCACCCCGGCCCCGCCTTCGGCTACGTCGTGGAGGGCGAGACCGCCGCGCCCCGCGTCCGTCCTGAGTGCGGATCCGTAACTGGCTGA
- a CDS encoding threonine ammonia-lyase: protein MQETRLDTARIRAARRLIDPIFLDTPLYRCEALEPDLGCTVSIKLETANPVRSFKARGTEVVASLLADNGSRAVVCASAGNLGQALAWSGRGRGLDVTVVASRFAPAAKLDRIRALDARLELVDGDFDLARERAAAVARHDGIRLVEDSLDIETCEGAATIGLELVDTLPSFDAVLIALGGGALATGVGHVVKSWAPEVEVICIQPLGAPAMTHSWRQRRVVTTDSTNTIADGVAGRRPIPAVLDDLLLVADDAVLVQEASIIAGMRMLLDHAGLVVEPSAALGIAAILEDRDRFAGRHVVTIVCGSNVDVDAYHRWVGAAPLHRS, encoded by the coding sequence ATGCAGGAGACGCGCCTCGACACTGCTCGGATCCGGGCGGCTCGCCGGTTAATCGACCCGATTTTCCTCGACACGCCGCTGTACCGCTGCGAGGCGCTGGAGCCCGACCTCGGGTGCACGGTGAGCATCAAGCTCGAAACGGCGAACCCGGTCCGCAGCTTCAAGGCCCGCGGCACCGAGGTGGTCGCGAGCCTGCTCGCCGACAATGGCTCGCGAGCCGTGGTGTGCGCCAGTGCGGGCAACCTTGGCCAAGCCCTCGCTTGGTCCGGTCGCGGCCGGGGGCTCGACGTCACCGTCGTGGCATCCCGCTTCGCGCCCGCGGCGAAGCTTGATCGCATCCGCGCATTGGACGCCAGGTTGGAACTGGTGGACGGCGACTTCGACCTGGCTCGCGAGCGGGCGGCGGCCGTCGCGCGGCACGACGGCATCCGGCTGGTCGAAGACAGCCTGGACATCGAGACCTGCGAGGGCGCGGCGACCATCGGCCTGGAACTGGTGGACACCCTGCCGTCCTTCGACGCCGTCCTGATCGCTCTCGGCGGCGGGGCGCTGGCCACCGGTGTGGGTCATGTGGTGAAGTCCTGGGCGCCCGAAGTCGAGGTGATCTGCATCCAGCCGCTGGGCGCACCGGCGATGACACACTCGTGGCGCCAACGGCGCGTCGTCACCACCGACTCGACCAACACCATCGCTGACGGCGTCGCCGGCCGGCGTCCCATCCCGGCCGTCCTGGACGACCTCCTCCTGGTCGCTGACGACGCCGTCCTGGTCCAGGAGGCGTCGATCATCGCCGGTATGCGGATGCTCCTCGACCACGCCGGCCTGGTCGTCGAACCATCGGCCGCGCTCGGCATCGCGGCGATCCTCGAAGACCGTGACCGCTTCGCCGGCCGACACGTAGTCACCATCGTGTGCGGCAGCAACGTCGACGTAGACGCCTACCACCGCTGGGTCGGTGCGGCTCCCCTCCACAGGTCCTGA
- a CDS encoding SDR family oxidoreductase: MKIVVIGGTGLIGSKLVTKLGEHGHEAVAASPNTGVNTLTGEGLAEVLAGAQVVVDVSNSPSFEPAAVMEFFETSTRNLLAAEAAAGVGHHVALSVVGTERMPDNGYFAAKIVQEQLIEKSSIPFSLVHATQFFEFARGIADEATIDGKVHIAPVRFQPIAGDDVAQAVGRVAVGTPLNGRVEVAGPEQFRMDEFFREALAAWGDPREVVTDPQARYFGSVPGERTLVPGEGATFGQIRYRDWLKTAAR, encoded by the coding sequence ATGAAGATCGTGGTTATCGGTGGTACCGGCCTGATCGGGTCGAAGCTCGTGACGAAGCTGGGAGAGCACGGTCACGAGGCGGTGGCGGCGTCGCCGAACACCGGCGTCAACACCCTCACCGGCGAAGGGCTGGCCGAGGTGCTGGCGGGCGCACAGGTGGTGGTCGACGTGTCGAACTCGCCGTCGTTCGAGCCGGCCGCGGTGATGGAGTTCTTCGAGACCTCCACCCGCAATCTGCTGGCCGCAGAGGCGGCGGCGGGCGTCGGTCACCACGTCGCGCTGTCGGTCGTGGGAACGGAGCGGATGCCGGACAACGGCTACTTCGCGGCGAAGATCGTCCAGGAGCAGTTGATCGAGAAGTCGTCCATCCCGTTCTCGCTCGTGCACGCGACGCAGTTCTTCGAGTTCGCCCGCGGCATCGCGGACGAGGCCACGATCGACGGCAAGGTGCACATCGCGCCGGTGCGCTTCCAGCCCATCGCGGGAGACGACGTCGCGCAGGCGGTCGGCCGGGTCGCGGTGGGGACGCCGCTGAACGGCCGGGTGGAGGTGGCCGGGCCCGAGCAGTTCCGGATGGACGAGTTCTTCCGCGAAGCCCTGGCTGCCTGGGGCGACCCCCGCGAGGTGGTCACCGACCCGCAGGCCCGCTACTTCGGCAGCGTGCCGGGCGAGCGCACGCTGGTGCCCGGTGAGGGCGCCACCTTCGGCCAGATCCGATACCGCGACTGGCTCAAGACCGCCGCCCGGTAG
- a CDS encoding MFS transporter: MTQAHPQPVRSRTGTTRIRWTIIWLAFAGLSINYLDRASLSVALPFMGEDFHLTATQQGLVFAAFFWAYDACQLVAGWYVDKVGPRRSFFLAAVWWSIFTALTGLARGFWSLITLRFLLGVGESPAPSTAAKVVATWFPTRERAFATSIWDSGSRVGAVIALPVVTGLIAWLHWRAVFVVIGAVGVVWALVWWKYYRDPRQHSGASAAEVEYIEGGGARTAETDGEEAARIPWRSLFRYRTVLSMMFGFFCLNSVIYFFITFFPSYLVTERGFSLLKLGFFGAIPGLFAVLSGWAGGLLADRAIRRGASVTRVRKTVIVGGLVGGSVIMFAALVPEAWMALTLLSISYGSLTVAGTGIWSLPADVAPSSRHVGSLGGVQNFASNFAGIITPIVVGALVDATGSFVVPLLVIGVVALVGAFNYLVLMGRIEPLKLIGSAPAATSGS, encoded by the coding sequence ATGACGCAAGCGCATCCCCAGCCGGTCAGGTCACGCACGGGGACGACCAGGATCCGATGGACGATCATCTGGCTGGCGTTCGCCGGACTGTCGATCAATTACCTCGACCGTGCGAGTCTCAGCGTCGCGCTGCCGTTCATGGGGGAGGATTTCCACCTGACCGCGACGCAGCAGGGGCTGGTCTTCGCGGCGTTCTTCTGGGCTTACGACGCCTGCCAGCTCGTCGCCGGCTGGTACGTGGACAAGGTCGGGCCGCGGCGCTCCTTCTTCCTCGCCGCGGTGTGGTGGTCGATCTTCACCGCGCTGACCGGGCTCGCCCGCGGCTTCTGGTCCCTCATCACGCTCCGTTTCCTGCTCGGCGTCGGTGAGAGCCCGGCCCCAAGCACCGCGGCCAAGGTCGTGGCGACCTGGTTCCCGACCAGGGAACGCGCCTTCGCCACCAGCATCTGGGACTCGGGCTCCAGAGTCGGCGCGGTCATCGCGCTCCCCGTCGTGACCGGTCTCATCGCGTGGCTGCACTGGCGCGCCGTGTTCGTCGTCATCGGCGCGGTCGGGGTCGTCTGGGCGCTCGTCTGGTGGAAGTACTACCGGGACCCGCGGCAGCACTCCGGTGCGAGCGCGGCCGAGGTCGAGTACATCGAGGGCGGCGGCGCCCGTACGGCGGAGACCGACGGCGAGGAGGCCGCGCGGATCCCGTGGCGGTCGCTGTTCCGCTACCGCACGGTCCTGAGCATGATGTTCGGCTTCTTCTGCCTGAACAGCGTCATCTATTTCTTCATCACCTTCTTCCCGTCGTACCTGGTGACCGAGCGCGGCTTCTCCCTGCTGAAGCTGGGCTTCTTCGGGGCCATCCCCGGCCTGTTCGCGGTGCTGTCCGGCTGGGCCGGAGGCCTCCTGGCCGATCGGGCCATCCGCAGGGGCGCCTCGGTCACCCGGGTACGCAAGACGGTCATCGTCGGCGGGCTCGTCGGCGGGTCGGTGATCATGTTCGCCGCGCTGGTCCCGGAGGCGTGGATGGCGCTGACGCTCCTGTCGATCTCGTACGGCAGCCTCACCGTCGCCGGCACCGGCATCTGGTCGCTCCCCGCCGATGTCGCGCCCAGTTCCAGGCACGTCGGATCTCTCGGCGGGGTACAGAACTTCGCGTCCAACTTCGCCGGAATCATCACGCCGATCGTGGTGGGCGCGCTGGTGGACGCCACGGGGTCGTTCGTCGTGCCGCTGTTGGTGATCGGGGTGGTCGCCCTGGTGGGGGCGTTCAACTACCTTGTGCTCATGGGCAGGATCGAGCCGCTCAAGCTCATCGGCTCCGCCCCTGCCGCCACGAGCGGCTCCTGA
- a CDS encoding SDR family oxidoreductase, which produces MSRELFDLTGSTAVVTGARRGIGLAIAEALARAGADIIGVSAAMEPSGSEAARRVEATGRTFTPLQADFSDRAAVSALAAHLEGLGVDILVNNAGTIEREPAAQHPIELWDRVIETNLNSQFVLSQAVGRSMIERGHGKIIFIASLLSFQGGINVPGYTASKSALAGLTKALANEWMPKGVNVNAIAPGYIATDNTQALREDPERSRSLLERIPAGRWGAASDLGGAAVFLASRASDYISGIVLPVDGGWLAR; this is translated from the coding sequence ATGAGCCGCGAGCTCTTCGACCTGACCGGGAGCACGGCCGTCGTGACGGGCGCACGCCGCGGCATCGGCCTGGCCATCGCCGAGGCGCTGGCCAGGGCGGGCGCCGACATCATCGGCGTCAGCGCGGCCATGGAGCCGTCGGGCAGCGAGGCGGCACGCCGCGTGGAAGCGACGGGACGGACTTTCACGCCACTCCAGGCCGACTTCTCCGACCGGGCGGCCGTCAGCGCGCTCGCCGCCCACCTCGAGGGGCTCGGCGTCGACATCCTGGTGAACAACGCCGGCACCATCGAGCGGGAGCCCGCCGCCCAGCACCCGATCGAGCTGTGGGACCGGGTCATCGAGACCAACCTCAACAGCCAGTTCGTGCTCAGCCAGGCCGTCGGCCGGTCGATGATCGAGCGAGGGCACGGCAAGATCATATTTATCGCGTCGCTGCTGAGCTTCCAGGGCGGCATCAACGTGCCCGGCTACACCGCTTCCAAGTCGGCGCTCGCGGGCCTGACGAAGGCGCTGGCCAACGAGTGGATGCCGAAGGGCGTGAACGTCAACGCCATCGCCCCCGGCTACATCGCCACGGACAACACGCAGGCGTTGCGGGAGGATCCGGAACGCAGCAGGTCCCTCCTGGAGCGCATCCCGGCCGGCCGGTGGGGGGCGGCGAGCGACCTCGGCGGCGCCGCGGTGTTCCTGGCCAGCCGCGCCTCCGACTACATCTCCGGCATCGTGCTGCCCGTGGACGGCGGCTGGCTCGCCCGCTGA
- a CDS encoding FadR/GntR family transcriptional regulator gives MTTREPRASQSDIVVEGIKHMIINGALTAGSRLPVEKDLAAQLGVSRSSLREGVRALVITGVLETRQGDGTYVTALDPGILLSPIGFLVDLHRPENVADLQSVRRVLETEAVARAALRITDEELDRAEQILASMELLLQAELIDHEAVMNADITFHRLIAAASHNTTLEALIEALASRTVRARLWRAINADGAELDTHKEHQAILQALRTRDPDAARLRMGVHLLAVEQYLSANQDSVALAQ, from the coding sequence ATGACTACCCGCGAGCCGCGCGCATCGCAATCCGACATCGTGGTCGAGGGCATCAAGCACATGATCATCAACGGTGCGCTGACGGCGGGATCCCGCCTTCCCGTGGAGAAGGACCTGGCCGCCCAGCTGGGCGTGTCACGCAGCTCGCTCCGCGAAGGGGTCCGCGCGCTGGTCATCACCGGAGTGCTGGAGACCCGGCAGGGCGATGGCACTTACGTGACCGCGCTCGACCCGGGGATACTGCTGAGCCCGATCGGTTTCCTGGTCGACCTGCACCGGCCGGAAAACGTCGCCGACCTGCAGTCCGTGCGGCGTGTGCTGGAGACCGAGGCCGTGGCGCGGGCCGCGCTGCGCATCACCGACGAGGAGCTCGACCGGGCCGAGCAGATCCTGGCGTCCATGGAGCTGCTACTCCAGGCCGAGCTGATCGACCACGAGGCGGTCATGAACGCCGACATCACGTTCCACCGCCTCATCGCCGCGGCGTCACACAACACGACCTTGGAAGCGCTGATCGAGGCGCTGGCCAGCCGTACCGTGCGGGCCCGCCTGTGGCGGGCCATCAACGCCGACGGAGCCGAGCTCGACACCCACAAGGAGCATCAGGCCATCCTCCAGGCGCTCAGGACACGGGATCCCGATGCGGCCCGGCTGCGGATGGGGGTGCACCTGCTCGCCGTGGAGCAATATCTGTCGGCGAATCAGGACTCCGTGGCCCTGGCCCAGTAG
- a CDS encoding zinc-dependent alcohol dehydrogenase, with protein MLTANYLGNQKIGIREADPSPPKASQVQIEVAYTGICGTDLHILHGHMDGRVKPPAIIGHEMSGVIAAVGDGVTGWAAGDHVTVMPLDWDGSCPACRAGNQHICQNLVFVGIDSPGALQGLWNVPADLLVPLPKTLRLDHAALVEPVAVAVHDVRRAELVPGDRAVVVGGGPIGVLIATVARHEGADVVVVEIDPRRRQAAAAMGFRVLDPSATDQVAWVEEWTQGAGADVAFEVSGAAAAVLGVTNLVKVRGTVVVVAIHPQPRPVDLQRVFWRELRLLGARVYQRADFERAVELLATGVIPAGELITEIVPITGTADAFAALESGQAMKILVNVSGGTA; from the coding sequence GTGCTAACCGCCAATTACCTGGGGAATCAGAAGATCGGCATCCGTGAGGCGGATCCGTCGCCCCCGAAGGCCAGCCAGGTGCAGATCGAGGTCGCGTACACCGGAATCTGCGGCACGGACCTGCACATCCTCCACGGACACATGGACGGCAGGGTCAAGCCGCCCGCCATCATCGGCCACGAGATGAGCGGAGTCATCGCCGCCGTGGGCGACGGAGTGACCGGGTGGGCCGCCGGCGACCACGTCACCGTCATGCCGCTGGACTGGGACGGCTCCTGTCCCGCGTGCCGTGCGGGCAACCAGCACATCTGCCAGAACCTCGTCTTCGTCGGCATCGACTCCCCCGGCGCGCTCCAGGGCCTGTGGAACGTCCCGGCCGATCTCCTGGTCCCTCTGCCCAAGACCCTCCGCCTGGACCACGCGGCCCTGGTCGAGCCCGTGGCGGTCGCCGTCCACGACGTACGGCGAGCCGAGCTCGTGCCGGGCGACCGCGCGGTGGTCGTCGGCGGCGGCCCCATCGGCGTGCTCATCGCCACGGTCGCCAGGCACGAGGGCGCGGACGTCGTGGTCGTCGAGATAGACCCGCGACGCAGGCAGGCCGCCGCGGCCATGGGGTTCCGCGTGCTCGATCCCTCGGCCACCGACCAGGTCGCGTGGGTCGAGGAATGGACGCAGGGAGCCGGCGCGGACGTGGCGTTCGAGGTGTCCGGCGCGGCGGCGGCGGTGCTGGGCGTGACGAACCTCGTGAAGGTACGGGGCACGGTCGTCGTGGTGGCCATCCATCCGCAGCCGCGGCCGGTCGACCTGCAACGTGTCTTCTGGCGCGAGCTGCGCCTGCTGGGCGCGCGCGTCTACCAGCGCGCCGACTTCGAACGCGCCGTCGAGCTGCTCGCCACGGGCGTGATCCCGGCCGGCGAGCTGATCACGGAGATCGTGCCGATCACCGGGACGGCGGACGCCTTCGCCGCCCTGGAGTCGGGGCAGGCCATGAAGATCCTCGTGAACGTCTCTGGGGGTACGGCATGA
- a CDS encoding class I SAM-dependent methyltransferase, which produces MLTHNAAREWIARWDRQQEGYLPDREERFTALIDAVEALGRPDPLVIDLGCGPGSLSARLLDRLPKATVVSVDADPLLLGLGRAAYPQLTFVPADLRTSGWTRLLGLDRPADAAVSTTALHWISGPDLRRVYAELAGVLRPGGLLLNGDHMDTDDATPVLGRLERAVHERQTERAFGTDRPEGWRAWWDAIAADPAFAELNQERTTAGADHHGSESHLMSHHVEALRDSGFTEIGTLWQHGNNRLLCAVRGH; this is translated from the coding sequence GTGCTCACTCACAATGCCGCACGGGAATGGATCGCGCGCTGGGACCGCCAGCAGGAGGGCTACCTCCCCGATCGCGAAGAGCGGTTCACCGCGTTGATCGACGCCGTGGAGGCACTGGGGCGGCCCGATCCGCTGGTCATCGACCTGGGATGCGGGCCGGGGTCGTTGTCCGCGCGGCTGCTCGATCGGCTGCCCAAGGCCACGGTCGTGTCGGTGGACGCGGATCCGCTGCTGCTCGGGCTCGGGCGGGCCGCGTATCCGCAGCTGACGTTCGTACCGGCCGATCTGCGTACGAGCGGCTGGACGCGGCTGCTCGGCCTGGACCGGCCCGCAGACGCCGCAGTCAGCACGACGGCATTGCACTGGATTTCCGGGCCTGACCTGCGCCGCGTTTATGCCGAACTGGCCGGCGTGCTGCGGCCGGGCGGACTGCTGCTCAACGGCGACCACATGGACACCGACGACGCCACGCCCGTCCTGGGGCGGCTGGAGCGCGCCGTGCATGAGCGCCAGACCGAGCGGGCCTTCGGCACGGACCGGCCGGAGGGCTGGCGGGCCTGGTGGGACGCGATTGCCGCGGATCCGGCATTCGCCGAGCTCAACCAAGAGCGCACCACGGCTGGGGCCGATCACCACGGCTCGGAGTCGCACCTGATGTCCCATCATGTCGAGGCGCTGCGGGACAGCGGCTTCACCGAGATCGGCACGTTGTGGCAGCACGGGAACAACCGGCTGCTGTGCGCCGTGCGAGGACACTGA